The Coraliomargarita parva genomic sequence ATATCGCCATGGTCGACTCCGACCGCGGGATCACCAATCTCCATGTGCCGAGCGATGTGATCATCGACGCTTCCATGCCGGCTGCAATTCGTACTTCCGGCCAAATGTGGAACAAGGAGGGCAAGCAGCAGGACACGAACTTTGTCATCCCTGACCGCTGCTATGCCGGTGTTTACGCGGAAACCATCGACTTCTGCAAGAAGAACGGTGCCTTCGATCCCGCCACCATGGGGAGCGTGCCGAATGTCGGCCTCATGGCCCAGAAGGCCGAGGAATACGGTTCGCATGACAAGACCTTCGAAGTCCCTGAAGACGGCACCGTGCGCTTGGTGAATGCCGCGGGGGAAATCATTCTCCAGCACGCAGTGGAGCAGGGCGACATTTGGCGTGCCTGCCAAGTTAAGGATGCGCCGATTCGCGACTGGGTGAAACTGGCCGTGACTCGTGCCCGTGCCACCGGTGTGCCCGCCATCTTCTGGTTGGATGCCCAGCGTGCGCACGACGCCCAGCTGATCGAGAAGGTGAACACCTACCTGAAGGATCACGACACCGAAGGTTTGGATATTCGTATCTTGCCCCCTGAGGAGGCGACCCGTGTCTCGCTTGAGCGGGCGAAGGCCGGAGAGGACACCATTTCGGTGACAGGGAATGTGCTGCGTGACTACCTGACCGATTTGTTCCCGATTCTGGAGCTCGGCACCAGTGCCAAGATGCTTTCCATCGTTCCCTTGATGAATGGTGGCGGGCTCTTTGAAACCGGTGCCGGTGGTTCCGCGCCGAAGCACGTGCAGCAGTTCGAGAAGGAGAACTACCTGCGTTGGGATTCCCTGGGCGAGTTCCTGGCTCTGGGCGTTTCCCTTGAGCATTTGGCCACGGTCTTCAGCAATGCCAAGGCACAGGTGCTGGCCGAAACACTCGACGCAGCCAATGCTAAGTTCCTCGAGGAGAACAAGTCGCCGGCCCGTAAGCTCGGAAGCATCGACAACCGCGGCAGCCATTTCTACCTCGCTCTTTATTGGGCGGAAGCGCTGGCCGCGCAGGACAAGGATGCTGACTTGAAAGCTCGTTTCACGCCTTTGGCGAAAGCGCTTTCTGAAAGCGAGTCTAAGATCGTCGACGAACTGATTTCCGCTCAGGGTAAGCCTATGGATATTGGCGGTTACTATCGCCCGGATCCGAAACTTGCCTCCGAAGCCATGCGTCCGAGCGCGACCTTTAACTCGGCTCTGGCCGCGCTCTAAGGAAAGCCACTTTGATCAGCCGCAGCAGGTTCAACCTGCTGTGGCTTTTGGGTGTTTCTTGGCTGCCAGGTTCAACGGGTCATGCCGGGATTTCCTGTAGAAGCGTCTGTCGTCGCTTCTCTACTATTTCTCTCTCCTGTAGAGAAACGACGAGAGTCGTTTCTAGGCCGGTTCCGGAGAAGTCGAGAATCGTGTTATGGAGATCGCAAAGATTGACGAACTCATTGCGGACCTGCGCCCGACGCACGAGCGTAGCGGGACCTTATACCACTTCGAAAAAATTCTGGTAGTTATGTGCTGCGAAATTTTGGAGCAGCGCAAGGCGGCGGGGCAGGAGTGCGCCGAGGCACATGACTGCCCGGGCAACGCCGCGAACTCCAAAATTTCGCGCATCCATTCTGGACAGGCCCAAATGGCTTCCAGAATTTTTTCGAAGTGGTATTAGATGATCATCGGGATCCGGATGGTCTCCTCAGTCAGGTTCAGGGGCACGCTTCCGTTGGCTTTGCCGTAGAGGCCGTCCTGACCGGTCATATGACCATGGTCCGAAGTGTAGATGATCACTGTATCTTTCAGTAGATCCCGGCCCTGCAGCGCGTCGAGCAAGCGGCCGATCTGCTCGTCGAGCAGAGTGACCGCGGCAAGGTATTGCGCGACCCATTCCTCGTGTTCCGTTATGTTACCTTCGTCCCCGTTCGAGCGTCCGGTCCAGCTGTTGTCGCCGTAGGGAACGAGCTTAGAGGCGAAGCTCCGGTAGTAGTGTTCGGCGTCGCCAATTGGAATCAGTATCTAAGCAGAGGGAAGTCGCCCAGTATAAGCGGGCGCTTTCTACGTTGGCGCATGCGAGCTGTGAGGATGACAAAAATCTCGGCGGTGGTAAATGCATCGCCGGCTGCAGTGTGACGTTCGATCGCCGGAATACCGAGTTGTACGCAGACCTCATCCAGTCCCGGCGGTCGCTGGTTCGCATATCCAGTGGGTCTAAAGGGGCTCAGTTCCTGTTGGGCTAGTTGTGCTGTGTCGATGGCCCGGTTTCTTAATTTGATATTAAACTGCTGCTTGAGTGCCTTGTTTATCATCTGGATGTCAAATCCGATATGGTGGCCCACGATTAACTTGTTTCCCAGACGCTGAAGGAATGCGAGCAGGACTTGCCTCAACGGTTGGCCCATTGCGCTTGCTGATGGCAGTATGCCGTGAACTTCGATGGCTTGATTCCAGGAGGCGTGGTCCTGATGGACGAGCCAGTCTTGAAGGCTTTCTATTTGGATCGCTCGGTCTTTTATTTCAATGCTTGCGAGTGACAGCAAACGGTCCCTTCGCGGGTTTAATCCCGAGGTTTCAGAGTCCAGGACAAGGATCCCAAGATCATCGAGCGCTTGTTTGCTGTCCTGTTTTTTACGTGTCTGGTCGCGGTATGCAGATAAAATACCTTGGGACTCCTGTTCTGGATTGCCTGCTTCCATTCGCTAGAGTGAAAATTCCGAACGAAGTTGGCCCTGAACCATGCGAAGGACGTCGAAGACATTCGAAAGGTGTGCACGTTCGAGTCGGGTGAGTTCGGCCGGATCGATGTAGCGGCCGTCATCTCCCCGTTTGAGTCCATTCAGAAGGCGGAGCCGCAGGAGAAAATCATAGGCCTCGTAGGCCAACTCGGCTGTTTCTTCGAGTTCCGGAACGGCCTCCTTTATTTGTTCATAGCGGCCACCGGTAGAATAATGCCGTGTCAGCCGGTACTTGAAGGCGAGTGCGCGTGCTGCGTCTCTCAGAGGGGATAAGGCGCGCTTCTTGAGGTCGAAGAGTCCGGCATGCATGCCTTTTTTCTCGACGATGTATTTGCCACGGAAGTTGAGTGGTGGTGGTACTGCAAGTGTCAGTTCGGCCAGTTTCCGCTGGAGTCTTACATCGTTCTCGACCTGGTCGAATACCGCGTCCCGCACACGTTGGGTCAGTTCTTTGCTGCCGCTTACATAGCGCAGGTCGAACAGGATGACAGAACGAAGCAGGGTATTTTCATCACTCCAGGTCGGAGTGCGTATTTCATTTAACCAGGTGGATTCACTCTGGCACCAATTTGGATTCGATGCCATCACGCCACCCTGACAGCGGGTGAAACCGCATTCGGTCATCAGCTCGATGACGTGGTTGCTGAAATCTAGAAAGAACTGTCGATTTGCAGCATCCTGCTTCGCGTTCCCGCTCTCGGCGTAAACGAGGGCATTATCCATGTCGGTGCGAAGGATCTGTTCACGACGTCCATCGCTTCCGACCGAAAGCCAAGCCCAGGGGACGGCCGGGAATCGACGCTCATGGTCTGCCATATGCTCCGCTGCCATCCCGACAAGGCGCTGGGTCAATTCATCGTACAGCTCCCCGCAAATTTGCCCGAGAAAAATTCCTGAGATCGCATTGGTGGCATAGCGTCGCATCAATCCTTCAATTTCATCGCAGAGTTCGCGAAGCCTCGCAGTGGAACGCGCGTTACGGATCTCACGTAAAATACCCGCCGGATGGTGGCCGCTTTGAGCTAGCAGGTCTTTGTGGGTACAGACGTCCAGGGCTTTTGTCGCCGAAGTGCCGTCTTCGGTGACGCATATTTGAGGAATGCGTTCCCGCAGCATCAAGAGGAGTGCTGCCGTGGTACTTGAATTCGGGGAGACCGTATATACCGGTTTGGCCATGATGTCATTGACCGGTGCATCGGGGGAGCTGCGATTGATGATAATATGCCGAATCAACTGCAAACTGGTGACGATCCCCAACGGGCGTCTCATCCGGTCAACGACCAGAACAGAAGGCAGGCGTTTGTTGACCATGAGCTGTGCCGCCCGGTATATGGGGGAATCCGGCGTACAGGTGACCAGTCGCTCAATGGGGCGTGTGTTTAGATATTGTGCTCCTTCGAGATGGGATTCCAGAATCGTATGTTTCGCGGCCATTTGGGCTTTTTCAGGAATCTGTACCTTGGCTCCCACGCGCGTGGACCAGAACATGTGGCGGCGAACATAGTGACGCGCTTCATCATGAGCATCCAGCAGCTCTTTAAACGGTTTGCCGGGGATCACATAGAGGAGACTGTCTTCTTCGACCACTGCATGAACCTTGTGTGGTTCACCTTCCAGAAGGGACGTTAGTCCCAGCAGGTCGCCGATGTCGCGTACGTCGACACGCTCTGTGACACCTTTGTTTTCCCAGTAGTACTCGATTCGTCCGGTGCTGAGAAAATAAAGGCGATCCAGCGGAGGATCGCCTTGCTGCCAGAGCTTTTCGCCGACTGCCAAGGCGATCACACTGGCTTGGGCCGCCAAAGAAGGGACCGCATCGTCCGGAAGCAAGCTAAAGGGAGGGTATTGCTTGATCGCCCGGGCGATGCGGTCCGGTATGGCGTTGTTGGTCTTCGAACGCATGGGCGTTCTGAGTATTGATGATTTTTAGAAGACCAACCCAAGCTCGATGCCAAGTACGAGTGCGTCGTCTATCTCGCGGTAACCACTCGGGTTAAATACGTATTGAATATTGGGACGGATATGCAGGTAAGGTGTGACCTGGAACTTGTGGTTCAGCTCGATCCCGGCTTCGTAGTTTTGAGTCTCCAATCCCGCTTTGCGGTAGGCGTCATTGCGTTCGTCGCTGAACCATGCCGAGTAGAGGCCGAGCGCAGTCTTGTCCTGTGGGCGTGATGAGATGAGCCCGTCGTAGAGTAGGCCAGCAATGCCGTAGTAAGGCATCGGGCTCTTCTCTTCTTCAGGGGACATCGACCCGGCGATAAAGAACGTCAGTCCCTTACCCGGGTCTTCGTCATGTGCCATGAGCATTTGTTCGAAGACGAAGTAGATGCCGTATTGGGAATCTTCTTCCTTGCCCGGGAGTCCGGAGATATAGGGATTCCCGCCTGCAATATCTTCTGTGATGCTGGCAAAGTCACCACTGTGGTAGAAGCCGCCGATCGCGTAGCGTCCGGGCAAGTCGAAGAGTCCCGATTCTGGAGTGTAGTTGAACTCGGCCAGATACAAGGCACCATTGTCACCCACGCTGAAGTCTTCACCGTGGTTGTCTCCGCCTGCCGGCCCGATTGGTCCGCCGTCGTAGACACCGACTTTAAGGTGCGTTTGTTCGCTGGTGTCGATAATCATGCGGGCACCCAGGGTCGCTACCGGATAGGCGCTTAAGCCGTCCGGCATGTTATAGAACGGGGAGTTGAGCTGGCCGCAGATTGCGTTCGTGACGTATTCACCAAAGAGCGGTGAGGTCATGAAGTCGCTAGTCGCTGTCAGTCGCCCATAGGCCAGATCCACCTTCTCATCGAAGAGCTTGTGGCTCATTTGTACTTCGACCAGACGATGTGTTTGTCCGCCTCCGTACAGTTGCTGTACACTAATGGTGTTGCCGATGTAATCAGCCGACAAGCTTTTGCCCGATCGTTCCGAACCGCGAACCATCAGGCTCGTATTCTCAAGCCCGAACAACTTTTCGAAGTCAAAATCGAGTTCAAGGTAGAAATTATGCAGATAGGTAGCGCCTTCTTCGAGACCGCCACTGACATTGGCTGCGGGTTCTGTTGTATAGGATCCGTAAATCTCAATGCCGTTATTGTATAGGTCGTTTCGAAGGCCGCCCCAGTCTCCGGTCAGGTGGGTCTCGCGGCTGAAAGGACCGGTTGTTTGTGCCTGGACCTGACTTGCGATGCCAAAGGCAAGGGCAATTGTCAGTGGGGCTTTAGGGAAGAATCGTTTTTGGAATTTCATATATTTGTTTGGGGGGATTTTTTTTGAAGGGGTAAAGGGCCTCACCTGCCTGCAGTGTGAATTCACTGTCGCTTGCAGGTGAGGCACCAACGTTTACCTGATTAACCTCTGAAGTAGAGATAAGCGCTAAGGATCAGGACGAGGATCACGCCGGACCAGACGATGTCTGTCGTATTCCAGCTCTTGCGTGTCTCCGCCTTTTGTTCGTCCGTGACCGTACCGAAGGTCAAGCCGCTGATCTTTTCGTAATCGGGCTCGCGGGTCATATAGCTGACCGCGTAGAAGACGATGATACAGACGACGAGGATGAGCATCGAGTAATACTGGAAGAAGACATTATTCATCACCCAGAGGAACGAGCCCTCATCGTAGGTATACCCCATGAGGGCAACCGGCGTATCAATGGCCAGACGGATCAGGCCCATGAGAAAGCCGACGACCAGGGTCGCCAGACAGCCGGGACCATTGAGGCGCTTGAAAAAGACACCGAAGAAGAAGACCACGAAGATCGGCGGAGCCAGATAGGCCTGGATGCCTTGCAAGTAATCATATAAGCCCTTGGCTCCTTGAATCACCGGGATCCAGAGCAGGCCGATCACGACCAGAACAGCGGTTGCCACCCGGCCGATCCAAACCAGCCGTGCCTGACTGACGCCCTTGTGGAGGCGTGAATAGAAATCCATGGTAAATAAAGTCGCTGTTGCATTCAACACCCCGGCGAGCGAACTCATCAAAGCTGCCAGCAGACCGGCGACCACGATTCCCCGGAAACCGGTCGGCAAGACGTTCTGTACCATGAGAGGGAAGGCCGCTTGCGCATTTTCACGGATGACTTCACCCGTTGTCGCATCCAGCAGGCCGGCGGCCAGTTCCGGTTGGGCACCGCTCTTTGCCAGAGCCATGCAGATCATGCCCGGAATGATGAAGAGGAAGACCGGCAGCAGCTTGAGGCCGGAGGCGAAGATCGTGCCACGGCGGGCTTCCGTTTCATTGGGTGCGCCCAACATACGTTGAACAATGTATTGGTCGGTACACCAATACCAGAGGCCGATTACCGGTGCGCAGAATAGCATGGAGAGCCACGGGTAGTTGCCGTTGAAATACCAGGCTTCCTTCACGATGGCGCCCGTTTCGCCGACTTCGCGAATCGGTGCCCAAGAGCCTTCGGCTCCAGCGCGGACAATCGGCTTCCAGAGATTGAACATCTCACCGCCCAGGACCTCGCGCATGTTGTGCCATCCGGTGGCGACGCTGCCGTCACCTAAGGCTTTCAAGCCGAAGAAGGTGACGAGGAAGGAGCCGAACACGAGAATGAAGGTCTGCAACGCTTCGGTGTAAGCCACGGCTTTTAGACCCCCTGTGATCGTGTAGGCGCCAGTCAGTAGGAGGACGGCGATCGAGCCGATCCAGAAACTGTTAATGTTGCCGATGTGTATTTCGGGCAATAGCGTCGCGAAGACGATCCCACCGGCGAAAATGCCCACCGCGATCTTCGTCAACACATAGGCGAAGAGTGAAATGAGAGATAGGATTGTCCGGGCGTGAGGGCTGAAGCGCCGTTCCAAAAATTCAGGCATGGTGAATACTTTGGAGCGCATGTAGAATGGCCCGAGAACCCAGCCGAGGATGAGCAGACACCAGGCGTGGAGTTCATAGTGCGCCATCGCGACACCGTCGGTTGCTCCCGAACCGGCCAAGCCGACCAGGTGTTCGGAGCCGATATTCGATGCAAAGATCGACGCTCCAATGACGAACCAGCCGAGATTCCGGCCGGCGAGGAAGTAGTCATCCGAGGTGGCGTTCCCTTTTCGAATGACCCACCACGCTACTCCAAGTAGAATGGTGAAATAAATGGCTATCATGAGCCAGTCCAGTGCTTGCATAGTTTTAGTCCTTTCGGTTTTCCCGAAAACTAAACGGACCCGCCGGGGTCATTTGAGTTTGGGATGGGGGATTTTGATTGAGGTGTGCGAAGCTCAGGGGCTTCAGTTGGGTCTATTCCTTTTGGAATGGGGGTATTTTTAGTTCTATCTTATTCTTTGAGGAATATTTTGCTGACATTACAGTCAAGTAAACGGCGCGTAGGTAATCGTTTACATGGCTGGGTTTTGGGGTAGTATTTTAACTAAATGCTAAATTTTCAGGTCTTTTTTTTATTCGGGGCAGTGAATTCCTGAATTTTTGGGAGGGGAGAAAAGCTCAAAAAAAATTTTTCTAAATCTAGCTGAATTCCCGCGAGATGCAACGTTAGTAATGCTTTCCTTGCCAACTGTCGACAGTCGCGAGATGCTTCTCCAGCAGCTGCAGCATTTGGTCGTTGCGAAGATCCCACTGGATGGGGCTTAGGTTCTTTTCGGGAGGCGCCTCGGCAAAAAAGCGTTCGATGACGAAAGCGGGGTTCAAGCGCTCGATGAAGCGGGTGATGAACTCGAGATAGACATCGAGCTCGTAGAAGAGGAAGTCCTGCGGATGATGCTGGTAGTCTTTCACCATCGCGGTGCCGCGAATCAGTTGCAGCTGGTGGAACTTGATATTGTCGAGCGGGAGTTTGGAAAGCATCTCTGCTTCGGCCAGCATGTCATCCTCGCTTTCTCCCGGTAGTCCGAAGATCAAGTGGGTGCCCACCTTGATTCCGTATTCGGCGGTCAATTCGATGGCGTCGACCGCCTGTTGGTAACTGTGCCCCCGGTTGATGCGTTTCAAGGTGCGGTCGTAGCAGGATTCGATACCGATCTCTAGAATGACATAGTGGGACTGTGCCAGCTCGCGGAAGTAGGCGAGCTTTTCCCTGTCGATGCAATCCGGTCGGGTGCCGATGACCAGTCCGACCACGCCCGGCACCGCGAGTGCCTCGTCATAGATGGCCCTTAGGCGTTCAAGGGGGGCATAGGTGTTAGTGAAAGCCTGGAAGTAGGCCAAATGCTTGCCCGGATCATGGTAGCGTTTCTGATGAAAGCGGATGCCTTCCTCGATTTGTTGGCGCACGGGCTTTGCCGGATCGCAGTAGGCCGGGTTAAAGGCATCGTTGTCGCAGAAGGTACAACCTCCATGGGCAACGGTACCGTCCCGGTTGGGGCAGGTGAAGCCGGCATCAATCGAGACCTTCTGGACCCGTTGGCCGAAGGTACGCTTGAAATATTGGGGATAGGCGTTGAAGCGCCTCTCATGCCCCCAGCTGTAGTTCGCGCACATCGTAGAGCGACGGCACGCCGGTGCCGCCCGTTTAGATCTTCTCGACGATCTCGTCGGCCAGACCGTACTTGATCGCTTCGGGAGCGGTCATGTAGAAGTCGCGGTCGGTGTCCTTCTGGATCTGTTCGAGAGGTTGGCCGGAGGATTCGGCCAGAATGGCATTCAATTCGTCGCGCAGGCGCTCCATTTCCTTGGCTTGGATGTGGATGTCCACCGCAACCGCCACCATTTGCCCGGAAATGAGGGGCTGGTGGATCAGGACGCGAGAGTGGGGGTAGAGCAGGCGTTTGCCCTTGTCCGCGCCACAGAGGAGAATCGAGCCCATGCTGGCGGCCATCCCGGTCACAACTACGGTGATGGGAGAGCTGATCAGCTTCATGGTGTCGTAAATGGCCATGCCTGCGGTAATCGAGCCGCCGGGGGTGTTGATATAGAAAGTGATGTCCTTGCCCGGATCGGTCGCCTCCAGGTAGAGGAATTTCTCTGTTACGTCACGGGCCGACTTGTCGGAAACCTCGCCCCAGAGAAAGACTTTGCGTTGCTCCAGGAATGTGTCCTGGATCTTGCCCAGTCCGGCTTTTTCCTTGTCTTTGGACTTATCTTCTTTTTCGGCCATGGATATATACGTGTTCATGTAAGCATTAGGAGAGCAGAGCTTGGCGAGCTTTCAAGCCGTGAGTCTTATTCGGCTTCAATTTTTGCGATCCGGCGCTCGTGGCGACCTCCTTCAAATTCCGTGTCGAGCCAGATTCCGACGATTTTAAGTGCCAAGTCGACGGGCACCGGACGTGCGCCGATGGCGATGCAGTTGGCGTTGTTGTGCAATTTGGTCATTTCGGCGGACCATTCGTCCCAACAGAGGCCGCAGCGTACGCCTTTGACCTTGTTCGCGACAATCGCTTCGCCGTTCCCGCTGCCTCCCAGCACGATGCCGTAGTCGGCTTCACCGGACGCGACGGCCTGGGCGGCGGGGCGGATGAAATCCGGATAATCGCAGGATTCCGCGCTGTTGCAGCCGAAATCGAGGACTTCGTGTCCGCGCTGGCGGAGGAACTCGCTGATCGGTGCTTTCAAGGGGTATCCGGCATGGTCGGTGCCGATTGCAATCTTTAGGGAGGGCGTGCTCATGAAGCTTGAAGTAAAAGCCCTGCACTTGCCGCAGGGCAATACGTAATACACAAAAAGCTGCATCCTGGATGGCGGGGGCATTCGGTTGCGCCCGGGAATCGGCACATGAACCGAAAAAAAGAGTTGCACCGGGGGGCCAGTCGGCTAACTTCCGCCGTTTTTCCAAATTCACCAACTAAGTATTTAGCCATGCCGAGAGAGCACGTAACCATCGAATGCACTGAAGCCCGCGCCGAAGGCAAGCCGGTTTCCCGCTACATGACCACCCGCGACAAGCGTAAGCAGCCGGAGCGTGTGGAGAAGATGAAGTACAACAAGCATCTTCGCCGCCACACCCTGCACCGCGAAATCAAGAACTAAGGGTCGGTTCGACACTTTCTAAACAAAAACCCGCCATCAGGCGGGTTTTTTTGTGGCCCCGGTTCGAGCAGGGAAATAAAAGGGGGACTTGGATGCGGGAATGGCTTAGTGCTTGGTCTTTTCCACGCCCTTGCGCGATTTGCGCCAATTTTCCCGGTGTTTACGGATCCAGTCGAGGAGGGCGCGCTCAAAGCCGATGTCGCGACCCAGCTTTTCAGACTCCAGCCATTTGTGCCGGAGGATCTCGTCTCGTTCCGCCAGAAACTCCTGATACAGACTCGATTTCTGGGCGAATTCAGGCGCACCTTTGCAGGCTTGGGTGTTTGCGTTCATTTCCTCTGTGTCTTTCTTCGGGCTCATTGCTGGCAACCAACCTTAGATACATGTGCTATGTGAGAATACCTTAAATACAATTTCCGGCTAGTCAAAAGCGTTCTCTATTAATCTTTTATGAGCTTCTCTATCAGCTGTGCTGCGATCTGCTTAAATTCGCTGGACGCCGCGCTCTCCGGGTCGCTCACCACGATGGGGATTCCATTGTCGCAGCCGACGCGGATTGCCGGGTCGATCGGGACCTGGCCGAGTAGGTCGGTTTCGAGGGTGCGCGCTGTTTCTGCGCCACCGCCTTCACCGAAGAGGGCCTGCCGGCTACCATCGGGGCCTTCCAGATAGCTCATATTTTCCACCACACCGAGCAGTGGGACGTTAACCTTGTCAAACATCCGGGCGCCGCGGCGGGCGACTTGATAAGCTGCAGGTTGCGGCGTTGTTACCACGACCGCACCGTCAAGGGGCAGGGTCTGTACGAGGGAGAGTTGTGCATCGCCAGTGCCGGGGGGGAGGTCGACCACGAGGATCTCCAGTTCGCCCCAATTCACATTCTGGGCAAATTGCTGAATCGTCTTCATGATCATCGGGCCGCGCCAGATCACCGGTGTGTCTTCGTCGATCAGGAAGCCCATGGACATGGTGTGAATTCCGAAGTTCTCCACCGGGACAATCATGTCGTTCTGAATCTCAGGGCGGCCGGCGGCGCCGAGCATGAGAGGGACTGAGGGGCCGTAAATATCGCAGTCCATGATGCCCACGCCGCTGGGCATGCTGCGGGCTTCCAGTTCGCGCTGGAGGGCGCAGGCCAGATTGACCGTGACGGTGGACTTGCCCACGCCGCCTTTGCCGGAGGCAACCGCGACGGTATAGCGGACTTTCTGCATGGCCGGGCTGGACGAGGGGCCGACCGGGCTGCCGGAGGCTGGGGTCGGCTGTTGTTGCGGCTGGGAAATTTCCATGCGGACCTTCACGTCCTCGATTCCATCCAGACTGCCGACCGCCGCCTTGATGTCAGCTGCGATCTTTTCAGGGATGCTGCTGTCGCTGGTCGTGATCTCGACGCTGACCTGGGCGACTCCGCTGTCCAGTTGGACGTCACGTATCAGCCCGAAGGACACGATGTCCCGGCTGAAGCCCGGGTATTTCACGGATTTGAGGATTTCTTTAATTTGCTCGGTATCCACGATCTGAAAAATATCAAAGAGTTCGACAGTGAGACTGATTGGCTGCAACACAACCCGAAACATTGTGAATTTATTCAACCGTGAAAATTCCGGCCTCCATTCGATTTGCATTTGCGATTTCCGGCAAGCTGGGGCTAGTTCATTAGCCATGCGCTCCCTACATACTTTTTGCCTTTTTGCTTCACTCCTCATCGCCCTGGGATTGCCGGTTTCCGGGCAGGTTATTCAACTTGAGGATGCGACCCGAAGGAATGAAGGCATTATTCCCATCGCTCTGGAAAGTAGCGACGCCAATATCCGGGACCTGTCCGTGCGGGCCTTCCGTCTGCATGGTGCTTATTATGTGACGGATGCGGGAAAAGCCTCCTTTGCCGTCCGGATCGAGCGGGCCAGCGGGAGCTCTGTGCTTTTGACCATTCGCTCCGGGGGGCAGGAACTCTACCGGAGTACGGTTCCCGGGCGCGATTTACAGAATGCGGTTCTTCGTGCCTGTGACCTGACGGTCGACGGCACCGGCAAAAAGCGAGGTTTGAAGGGCTTTTTTGCCGGAAAGCTGGCTTTCGTGGGTAAACAACGCGGGGTTTCCGAAATCTATACCTCGGACCTGCTCTTTTCTCGGGTCACCCCGCTGACTGCTGACCGCGCGCTGGTGACGGGGCCGAAATGGGCTCCGGACGGCAACAGCCTGGTGTACACGACCTACTACAAGTCGGGCTTCCCTGACATCTACAAGCTGGACCTTCGGGCCGGGCGTAAGGTGCCGATAGCCACTTTCAAGGGGACCAACAACGGTGCCTGTTACAGCCGGGACGGCCGCAGGATCGCCATGACGCTCTCCGGCACCGGCAATTCCGAAATCTTTGTCTGTGACAGCTACGGCAAGAATGCCCGCCGCTTAACCACCAACCGCAGCCTCGAAGC encodes the following:
- a CDS encoding sodium:solute symporter, whose protein sequence is MQALDWLMIAIYFTILLGVAWWVIRKGNATSDDYFLAGRNLGWFVIGASIFASNIGSEHLVGLAGSGATDGVAMAHYELHAWCLLILGWVLGPFYMRSKVFTMPEFLERRFSPHARTILSLISLFAYVLTKIAVGIFAGGIVFATLLPEIHIGNINSFWIGSIAVLLLTGAYTITGGLKAVAYTEALQTFILVFGSFLVTFFGLKALGDGSVATGWHNMREVLGGEMFNLWKPIVRAGAEGSWAPIREVGETGAIVKEAWYFNGNYPWLSMLFCAPVIGLWYWCTDQYIVQRMLGAPNETEARRGTIFASGLKLLPVFLFIIPGMICMALAKSGAQPELAAGLLDATTGEVIRENAQAAFPLMVQNVLPTGFRGIVVAGLLAALMSSLAGVLNATATLFTMDFYSRLHKGVSQARLVWIGRVATAVLVVIGLLWIPVIQGAKGLYDYLQGIQAYLAPPIFVVFFFGVFFKRLNGPGCLATLVVGFLMGLIRLAIDTPVALMGYTYDEGSFLWVMNNVFFQYYSMLILVVCIIVFYAVSYMTREPDYEKISGLTFGTVTDEQKAETRKSWNTTDIVWSGVILVLILSAYLYFRG
- a CDS encoding TIGR01212 family radical SAM protein (This family includes YhcC from E. coli K-12, an uncharacterized radical SAM protein.); translated protein: MCANYSWGHERRFNAYPQYFKRTFGQRVQKVSIDAGFTCPNRDGTVAHGGCTFCDNDAFNPAYCDPAKPVRQQIEEGIRFHQKRYHDPGKHLAYFQAFTNTYAPLERLRAIYDEALAVPGVVGLVIGTRPDCIDREKLAYFRELAQSHYVILEIGIESCYDRTLKRINRGHSYQQAVDAIELTAEYGIKVGTHLIFGLPGESEDDMLAEAEMLSKLPLDNIKFHQLQLIRGTAMVKDYQHHPQDFLFYELDVYLEFITRFIERLNPAFVIERFFAEAPPEKNLSPIQWDLRNDQMLQLLEKHLATVDSWQGKHY
- a CDS encoding ClpP family protease, which produces MAEKEDKSKDKEKAGLGKIQDTFLEQRKVFLWGEVSDKSARDVTEKFLYLEATDPGKDITFYINTPGGSITAGMAIYDTMKLISSPITVVVTGMAASMGSILLCGADKGKRLLYPHSRVLIHQPLISGQMVAVAVDIHIQAKEMERLRDELNAILAESSGQPLEQIQKDTDRDFYMTAPEAIKYGLADEIVEKI
- the rpiB gene encoding ribose 5-phosphate isomerase B, translated to MSTPSLKIAIGTDHAGYPLKAPISEFLRQRGHEVLDFGCNSAESCDYPDFIRPAAQAVASGEADYGIVLGGSGNGEAIVANKVKGVRCGLCWDEWSAEMTKLHNNANCIAIGARPVPVDLALKIVGIWLDTEFEGGRHERRIAKIEAE
- the rpmG gene encoding 50S ribosomal protein L33, translated to MPREHVTIECTEARAEGKPVSRYMTTRDKRKQPERVEKMKYNKHLRRHTLHREIKN
- a CDS encoding Mrp/NBP35 family ATP-binding protein, giving the protein MFRVVLQPISLTVELFDIFQIVDTEQIKEILKSVKYPGFSRDIVSFGLIRDVQLDSGVAQVSVEITTSDSSIPEKIAADIKAAVGSLDGIEDVKVRMEISQPQQQPTPASGSPVGPSSSPAMQKVRYTVAVASGKGGVGKSTVTVNLACALQRELEARSMPSGVGIMDCDIYGPSVPLMLGAAGRPEIQNDMIVPVENFGIHTMSMGFLIDEDTPVIWRGPMIMKTIQQFAQNVNWGELEILVVDLPPGTGDAQLSLVQTLPLDGAVVVTTPQPAAYQVARRGARMFDKVNVPLLGVVENMSYLEGPDGSRQALFGEGGGAETARTLETDLLGQVPIDPAIRVGCDNGIPIVVSDPESAASSEFKQIAAQLIEKLIKD